TAAAGCACGCCGTCCCGGTATCCGCCCCACAGAAGCGCATTCGGGAGCTGTATATTGCCGTTCCTTTTATCCGTCAGTATATACATCTGCGCCTCCCGGCCGCTGCCGGTCATCGCCTCCCACGGATATTTCGTGCTGTAGGAGAGCTTCGCGTAGCAGCAGATTCCGCCCTTATCGCCCGCGGCGCGTATCACCTTGCCGCTGCGCAGCTCCGTTGTGCCGTTTTTCTCATGACCGGCAAAGCACAGTCCGGGACCGTCCAGCGCCGTCTCCCTGGTTTCCCCGCTCTCCAGCTCTGCCCAGAAGCCCTCCCGCTCCTTTTCGGTCCAGAAGGGATGGTCTGCAGGAAGATGCAGGCACAGAAAGGCTTTCGCCATCCACAGCGGGCTTTCCGCACAGCTATAGGTCTGCAGCATGGGCGGGAAGGTGCGGTAAAAGCCCAGCGTCGGCGCTCCCTCGTAGAGCACGTCGTCCCTGCCCAGAAACTGCATCAGCGCGCCGGAGCAGATTCTCCGCGCCAGACCGGCGTCCGCCGCAGGATGCTTCAAGAAGAAGTTTCCCTCAAAAGCGGAAACCGCCGCATTTTTGTACAGACCGCTGCGTCCCCACATATTCACCCAGCCATCCCGGTCGAACATTGCCGGATAATTTTCCATAAACCGGTTGGAATATTCTTCAAATTTTGCCGCAAGATACGGCTCCTTTTCGTATCCGTACCAGAGGCACCACAGCGGCGTATACGTCTGGAACGCCCAGACAGAATAATAATCAAAGCCCTCGCCGTCCCGGTACCACCCGTCCCCGGCATAATACCGGAGTATCATGGAGGCATGGTGGCGCATAATGTCTTCATCGATTTCGCGCCCGTTCACATGAAGGAACGCCATATCCAGCATATTAAAGAGTCGCCAGTTCTGCGGCACAGTCCCCTGGCAGGCGTAACCGGCGATAAAATCCAGTATCCGGTCCTTTTCCTCCTGGCGGTAAGTATCCCAGATGACCTCGCGGCATGTCCACAGACAGATAACAAGCGCACAGGTCTCAACCGTCTGCTGGTAAATATTCAGCGGCTCCCGGTCGCCCTCCAGACGGTACATGTCCTCATAAGACAGCACGTAGTTTTCTTCCCCCGGCGTGCACGCCGCCAGCACCTGCTTTTTATAATATTCCCGCAGCGGGATGCCGCCCGCCTGCGCCTCCGGTTCATTTTTCAGCAGGGGCGCCGCAATGAAAAAGCTGCGCGCCAGCCCCTCAAAAATCTCCGCCTGCTTTTTCCATGCGGGCGTGTGCTCATTCGGATAGGTAATCGTATGCTCAAAGCGCGGCACGAGCACCGGCGCGTCCAGGCTCTCCACATGCGCAAAAATCCCGTCCAGAAGATAGTGCGCCGCCTCCAGCCAGTGTTTCCGCGTAAGCCCCGTAAACGGGCTTGTTTCATAATCCGGGTCTTTCGGTATATATCTCATCGCGCTCTCCTTACCAGTAAATTTTCCAGTCCGGCGTAAGCAGTCTGTGAAGTGCTTCCATATAGAAGTAGTCGCCCCAGATTACGCACTCGTTTACGCCCGCTTCCGTGCAGGTGTTGTACGGGCTTTTCTTCGAATAGGTACCCATCAGCAGCAGACCGTTGCTCTTTTCGGGATCCTTCACGCTGTATTTCACAATCATCTGCCGCAGCAGTTTCCGCGCAGCGGAGGTGTAATAGCGGGCGTCCTCCTCACCCAGATATTTGCTCATCTCCAGCATGCCACACACCGCGATGACCGCCGAGGAGGAATCGCGCGCCTCGTCGTCTCCGTCGCCGAAGCCCAGATCCCAGTACGGGCAAAGATCCTCAGGCAGATGCTCCAGGAAATAGCGGGTGACACGCTTAAAATATCCGATATATTCTTCCCGCTTTGTGTAGCGATAGCCGACCGCCGTACCGTACACGCCCCACGCCTGTCCGCGCGCCCAGGCGGAGCCGTCCTTATAGCCCTGGCAGGTTGCCCCGTGGTCCGGCTTTCCCGTTTCCGGGTCCATGAAAAACGTATGCCAGGTGGAATCGTCCTCTCTTATTACATTGGCAAGCGCCGTGTGGATATGCTTTTCCGCTATATTCCTGTATTTTTCTTCTCCCGTCTCCTCAGATGCCCAGTACAACAGCGGAAGGTTCAGCAGACAGTCGATGATAAAGCGGTAATTATCCTTCGCGCCCATTTCGCCCCATGCCTGGATAAATTCCCCTACCGGCTGGAAACGGCTGATCAGATTATCGGCTGCCAGCAGCGCCGCTTTTTTCGCCTTTTCCATGCCGGTCAGCTTGTATGCTGCCACGCAGGAAAGGCTGTAGAGAAAGCCCATGTCGTGATGGTCCACTTCCACTCTCTTCTCGATTCTCTCCAGGAAGGAATCCACCTGTATCTCGCCCGCCCGTCTCAGGCGTTCCCGCTCTTCCTCCGTCTTTGCATTTTCATACGCCAGCCAGATCTCGCCTGTCCAGAAGCCCGTCGTCCAGTCCACATTCGGGCCCGGCTTATAGAAATTGTCAAAGCTGTTCGCTCCGGGAAACTTCTCCGTAAAGGTGTCCAGATTCCGCTCCACCTGCGCCGCCGCAATATCCATCGCCGCTCTTACTTCATCCATGTCCGCTTCCCGGTAATTCTCCAGATCCGCGATTTTTATCCACTTTTCCATGCTCTTTTTCCGCCTCTCCTATAAGCGGCTCCATCTTTCTTTCAGGAAGTAAGCCGCCTGCTTGGGACGTCTGTCCCTGGTAAAGATACCTTTTTTATTTCCGTCCACACGTTTGATGTTTTCCGCCGTGGCAAAATCCGCAAACACCCATACATGCTCGCCCGTAATATAGGGCAGGGAATCAAATACCTCTCCATACGCGCGCATAAACGCCGTCTGGTACTCCTCCGAAAAAAGCCTGCCGTTTACGTCGTGAAGACCCGCGATCGTATCCGCTCCATACTCTCCCAGCATCACCGGCTTGTCGGGACAGCGCCTGTGGAAGCCCTCCAGCTCCGCCTTCAGCTTTGCCGCCGCTCCCTCAAGATTGCCCTCCGTATCATACCAGCCCCGGTAGCGGTTGAGCATAAGGAAATCGCACAGCTCCGCCACCTGGCATGTCTCCGGCGTGGATCCCTCGTAGGTGACGATCGTAACCGGACGCTTCTGTATATCGTTCTGCCGCGTCACTTCCATCAGCGGCGCAAAGTATTCCCGCGCCCCTTCCTCCTGGCTGGCAGGCTCGTTCGCCACCGACCAGGCGATGACGCACGGATGATTTTTATCGCGCTTTACCAGCTCCTGCATCACGGTTCTGTGATGCTCCGCCGTCTCCAGCGTCTCCCAGGTTCCCTTCGGGTTTCCTCCCAACAGCCCGGTGGCTGTAAATCCCGTGTTCAGACCGACTGCCGGCGCCTCGTCAATCACAAGAATCCCCAGCCTGTCGCAGAGACGCATCATTTCCTCGCTGTTGGGATAGTGGCTTGTCCGGAAGGAATTCGCCCCGATCCATTTCAGCAGTCCCAAATCCTTCACCATCAGAGCAATATCCGTTCCTCTGCCTCTGGTGATGCCCTCCTCGTGCTTGCCGAAGCCCTTCAGATAAACCGGCTTCCCATTAAGGAGAATGCGGCAGTCCCGGATGGCTATCTCACGGAAGCCGAAGCTTTCCGTGTACTCATCGCCCTGCCCGCCATCCGCGCCCGGCAGACGCACCTGCAGCCGGTAGAGATACGGGTCATCCGTGCTCCAGAGCCGCGCGCCCGGCACCCTTCCTTCGCCATTCGCTCCGCTGCCGGAAAAGACGCACGCGCCCTCCGCGTCCAGTACACGGACCTCTGCCTCTCCCGCACCTTCTCCCGCGGATGTGATGTTCCAGCAAAAGCTGCCGTCCATCCTGCCGTACACCTCAATATCTTCAATATAATAGCGCGGCGTCGTATACAGCCACACCGGACGCATAATGCCTGAATAATTAAAGAAATCAAAGTTCGGAAGATTTCTGGTCTGCTCCGGAAGTCCCGGAAACTGCTCCGTCACCACCCTGCCGCAGGGCAGCGTGGAATAGTCTGTCACGTTATTTACATACACCGTCAGAAGATTTTCCCCCATCACCGCGCTCTCTGTGATATCGAAGGAGAACGGGAGGAAGCCGCCCTTGTGACAGCCCAGATGCGCGCCGTTCAGATACACGGACGCCGTGTGGGTAACGCCGCCGAAGCGGAGCACCAGACGCCCCTGCCGCTGCATCGTCTCTGTCACGGTAAAGCTTCTCTGATAGACCATATCGCCCATATGGTCGGCAAATTTCTTCCCCGGATAAATATCATTATACGACGAGGGGACCGGCATGGGAAGACTGTTTTTCAGCAATTTTCCCGCCGCCTGCTCCTCCCGCTCTTTCTGTCCCGGCTCCAGCAGCTTAAACTCCCAGATGCCGCTTAAATCAAAAGCCATTCTGCCTGAGGTCGTTTCCGGATATAACATAATCTCTGTCCTTTCTGTCAGCCCTTTATGCCGCTGCTTGCGATGCCCTGCACAAACTGCTTCTGCCCGATAAGGAATATAATAAATACCGGTATCAGCGCCATCACGGAGACTGCCATAATCAGTCCCCACTCCGTGGAATACTGACCCATAAACATCTTGATACCAAGCTGGATGGTCTTTTTGGATTCCGTGTTGAAGTAAAGCATCGGTCCCATGTAATCGTTCCAGATGGTCACAAAGCTGAAGATAACCAGCGTTGTGGCGGACGCCTTGCTGAGGGGCAGCGCTATCTTCGCAAAAATGCCATATTCCGACATTCCGTCAATTCTTGCCGCCTCCAGCAGCTCGTTGGGAATCGAGATAAACGCCTGGCGCATAAGGAACACGCCGAACGGGATGAACGCCTGCATAAAAATGTAGCCAATATGCGTATCCACCAGATGCATTTTGTTCATCAGCGTATACTGCGGCAGCATGTATACCTGCCACGGAATGGCCATCGTCGCCACGTAAAAGAGAAACAGCACATTTCTGCCCTTAAAGTTACATTTTGCAAAACCGTATGCCGCGAAGCTTGACGTGAGCACCTGGATAATGGTGATGAGCACCGTCAGCTTCAGGGAGTTAAAGGTGAAGGTAAGAAGCGGTATCTTCTCCCATACCTTTGCGTAGTTGCTCCACTGCGGGTCTGCCGGAATCCACTGAATCGGCACGGAAAATACGTCTTTATCAAGCTTCAGCGAGGCAGACAGCATCCAGATAAGCGGTGTCAGCGTGAGCACCGTCAGTCCGATAAGCAGTACATAAACCAGCACGCTTCCTGCCAGATTTTTCTTTTTTGTCACTTTTGCCACCTCCTAATAATTGACCACTTTTTTCTCTGCTTTGAACTGGAATACGGTGAGCAGCGCTACGATTACAAACAGAATCATTGCCGCAGCGGAGGATTTTCCGTAATCCCAGGAAACAAACGCCTGGTTGTAGATGTACTGCGAAAGCATGGTGGATGCGGTTCCCGGTCCGCCCTGCGTCATCAGCCATACCAGGTCGAATACTTTGAAGGAGTTGATGACCAGCATCATGACAACGAAGAAGGTGCTCGGACTAAGCAGCGGCCAGGTGATTTTCCGGAACAG
This is a stretch of genomic DNA from Marvinbryantia formatexigens DSM 14469. It encodes these proteins:
- the uidA gene encoding beta-glucuronidase, which codes for MLYPETTSGRMAFDLSGIWEFKLLEPGQKEREEQAAGKLLKNSLPMPVPSSYNDIYPGKKFADHMGDMVYQRSFTVTETMQRQGRLVLRFGGVTHTASVYLNGAHLGCHKGGFLPFSFDITESAVMGENLLTVYVNNVTDYSTLPCGRVVTEQFPGLPEQTRNLPNFDFFNYSGIMRPVWLYTTPRYYIEDIEVYGRMDGSFCWNITSAGEGAGEAEVRVLDAEGACVFSGSGANGEGRVPGARLWSTDDPYLYRLQVRLPGADGGQGDEYTESFGFREIAIRDCRILLNGKPVYLKGFGKHEEGITRGRGTDIALMVKDLGLLKWIGANSFRTSHYPNSEEMMRLCDRLGILVIDEAPAVGLNTGFTATGLLGGNPKGTWETLETAEHHRTVMQELVKRDKNHPCVIAWSVANEPASQEEGAREYFAPLMEVTRQNDIQKRPVTIVTYEGSTPETCQVAELCDFLMLNRYRGWYDTEGNLEGAAAKLKAELEGFHRRCPDKPVMLGEYGADTIAGLHDVNGRLFSEEYQTAFMRAYGEVFDSLPYITGEHVWVFADFATAENIKRVDGNKKGIFTRDRRPKQAAYFLKERWSRL
- a CDS encoding carbohydrate ABC transporter permease, producing MAKVTKKKNLAGSVLVYVLLIGLTVLTLTPLIWMLSASLKLDKDVFSVPIQWIPADPQWSNYAKVWEKIPLLTFTFNSLKLTVLITIIQVLTSSFAAYGFAKCNFKGRNVLFLFYVATMAIPWQVYMLPQYTLMNKMHLVDTHIGYIFMQAFIPFGVFLMRQAFISIPNELLEAARIDGMSEYGIFAKIALPLSKASATTLVIFSFVTIWNDYMGPMLYFNTESKKTIQLGIKMFMGQYSTEWGLIMAVSVMALIPVFIIFLIGQKQFVQGIASSGIKG
- a CDS encoding DUF2264 domain-containing protein — its product is MRYIPKDPDYETSPFTGLTRKHWLEAAHYLLDGIFAHVESLDAPVLVPRFEHTITYPNEHTPAWKKQAEIFEGLARSFFIAAPLLKNEPEAQAGGIPLREYYKKQVLAACTPGEENYVLSYEDMYRLEGDREPLNIYQQTVETCALVICLWTCREVIWDTYRQEEKDRILDFIAGYACQGTVPQNWRLFNMLDMAFLHVNGREIDEDIMRHHASMILRYYAGDGWYRDGEGFDYYSVWAFQTYTPLWCLWYGYEKEPYLAAKFEEYSNRFMENYPAMFDRDGWVNMWGRSGLYKNAAVSAFEGNFFLKHPAADAGLARRICSGALMQFLGRDDVLYEGAPTLGFYRTFPPMLQTYSCAESPLWMAKAFLCLHLPADHPFWTEKEREGFWAELESGETRETALDGPGLCFAGHEKNGTTELRSGKVIRAAGDKGGICCYAKLSYSTKYPWEAMTGSGREAQMYILTDKRNGNIQLPNALLWGGYRDGVLYRRCFFNYSSNVEMHWMHGVDLADFPVAEGIVRVDRLRFYREGIRLTLGSYGFPDTGNVQVRELEKDGAKAIVLKGFDSQGREKQMAMTVFAAWEGLQLVHSTETNADAAKSLFVSAELNREKLYGYEPFIMVSQVITRESHEDFTEEEIFSVRQLTCADPQGCGGYGPVCVTMVDGSRKTVDFDAMEGRLLI
- a CDS encoding glycoside hydrolase family 88 protein encodes the protein MEKWIKIADLENYREADMDEVRAAMDIAAAQVERNLDTFTEKFPGANSFDNFYKPGPNVDWTTGFWTGEIWLAYENAKTEEERERLRRAGEIQVDSFLERIEKRVEVDHHDMGFLYSLSCVAAYKLTGMEKAKKAALLAADNLISRFQPVGEFIQAWGEMGAKDNYRFIIDCLLNLPLLYWASEETGEEKYRNIAEKHIHTALANVIREDDSTWHTFFMDPETGKPDHGATCQGYKDGSAWARGQAWGVYGTAVGYRYTKREEYIGYFKRVTRYFLEHLPEDLCPYWDLGFGDGDDEARDSSSAVIAVCGMLEMSKYLGEEDARYYTSAARKLLRQMIVKYSVKDPEKSNGLLLMGTYSKKSPYNTCTEAGVNECVIWGDYFYMEALHRLLTPDWKIYW